aagctcaaggttgtttaggattgtatggcagttcccctatctagtataacagaacgaatcgcttgaggatcggaatcctctgcgcgattctaacataaatatatttgtgcgttacgtaagccaacggcccgctggcggctcgcctgcgggggatctagttgcctgaggcaacccgccgttacaatagtattatattatatcttactatttttctttttatataatatattttatataatcTCTTAATAAATAATCTTTCTAGATCTATAAATACTTCTATTataaatagaataataagCTTATTTTAAGAGACGCTGagataaataataaaagtaattttttaaaatagatttattctatttatatagagacttttaaataatatataatctAGTATATctttaaaaaataaaatatatattttttaaatttaaagTTAATTTTTAAATCTTTAAATAAGACTTTAGAATTAGTTCTAAagctttaaataattataatactattattactatttttaaatttatCGCTATTATCTATAATATAAGATCTTTGTTAAAGTATTAATAAAGTCtagagctttattaataatagtcTAGAGCTTAATTAAAGCTTTATACAACGTCTAAACCATATATTCTAAAGTTTACTAGAAATTACTAAATTAGCTGCTTAGCTTAAGAATAATCTATAACAACACCTCTAATATTAAAAGTCTTAAAATAGATGGAAATCACAGAGAAGGGTCTAGTATAATAGACtactaattatatataatataaaacgCTATATTActaattatatagaaatagaaaaacTATAGGATCTTAGATAGATTAGAAAAATGGAAACTTTAGAATATAATAAATCactataataaaaagataTAGGGGATCTGCCTAGTATAGAGACTAGTTAAATAGATAAGAAAGGTTCTAGATTACCCTTTTagatagatactcaaggcgataTTATATAGGAATCTGAATAACTTTAAATTTTGCGTTGACATGGGATTTTGTGTTGaggtgaggcagaccaacacgccgaaggCGGGTGGGGCTGCTGAATAAGAGACGGCTCAGCCAATGACAGTACATAGCAAACAGAGCATACAATGTAAACATCCCAAACTAGCCTGATATGGCAATAGACCCACTTCATTCCCAGTTTGATTAATTTGCAATAACCTCACTGACGCAAGATCCACACTTTCCTACTCCCAACCTACAAGTATAGAACTATCAGGTTCGCTTACACATATATTCCTAGGTAAAAGCCTATTTACGTATATAAACCCGTAGTAACCTCAAGaactctttctctctcaaCCCTTATTACTCAATCCCGTTCTCACCAACCTTGGAATACAAAACACCAATCCCATCCCAATCTCTATACAATGccccccaaaccaacaataGCCATAGCAGGCGGAACAGGCCACCTAGGAAAACACATAACAACCGCCCTCCTCAGCACACCCTTCATAAACTCCTTCACCTCCATAATCCTCCTTACCCGCTCCGAGACCTCCccctccagcttcaacatcccctccaaccccaaACTCCAACTCCGCAAATACACCCCAACCAACCTCGCAGACAGCCTCAACGACATCGACATCCTGATCAACGCCATCGGCCCGTCGGGCCACAATTTCAAAGAAACCCTCCTCCGCACCATCCCCAAAACCAACGTCAAGATGTACATCCCCTCCGAATTCGGGGTAGACCACTACATCCACGACTTCCCGCATCTAGAATGGGACGCGAAGAAGCGGCATGATGAGCTCGCGCGGGAGATATTGGATCCTGGTGTGAAGGTGTGTCGGGTGTTTTGTGGACTGTTTTTGGAGGATAGTATTGGGCCTTGGTTTGGGTTTGATACCCGGGATGGACGGTATGAGTGTGTTGGGTCGGCCGGGGAGGTGGTTTCGTTTACGGGGCTGGGGGATGTAGGAAGGGTTGTGGCGGGGCTTTGTGGGTTGTTTGCGGAGGGAGGTGCTGGGGTAGTGCCGGATGTGTTGCATGTTGCAGGGGATACGAGGTCTGTTTTTGATGTTGCGAGGATtatggagagggaggggggtgGGCCGATTGAGGTTACTGAGGTAGCCTTGGAGGAGTATAAGGAGAGGGTTACTAAGGTGGTAGGGAGTGATCCGGCTCCTTATTTGAGGTTTCTCATCGGGGAGGGGAAGATTAATCATTCTTCGGCTGGGTTGGGGTGTGATAATGAGGTGGTGAATCCCGGGGAGCGGGTTTGGAAGTGGAAGTCTTTGGAGCAGTTGGCGAGGGAAACTCAGGGGAGGCCATGGAGGGATCTTGAGTGGCCGAGTAAGTGAGGGTATTGCTGTGGCTCTAGTATTTTACTTCTTTGGCGTATAGGATGGAACCTATTGAAAGTATGTATGAAAGAGTCGGGATGTAGATATTTATGGAACAACCTCACTACAATCCGCAAAAGATAACATTCAGCTGCAGAATATAATACATACACAACCGTAGATGATTCATCCCACATTCTAATGCCTGTAGGTAGATCCAATATCTCCCCACCGAATCTTGGAAAACTTCACATGAGTATCCGGATACAACTTCTCGATCAACGCCGGGTTTCCCTCCGTTGCGTTGCACGGTCCGGCACTGCCACCATCAAGCCATTGCATAAATGAGCCTGCATCGTTCCAGATACTGAGCGCAAGAACCATGCCGCGGCCCAAGGCGTGGCCCATTTCCTCGAGGCCGCCAAGTCGGTTGAAGGCACTTCCTTCGCCGCTGCAGAAGTCCTTTGTGATTGAGTCGACAGTTTTTCCTCCAGAGGTAACGGCAGCATTTTGAATGACCTGGCCGTTCTGGATATAGAGACGGCGGATTTCGCTGAGCTGGCCCGAAGTTGTGTTATCGTTTGTGAGGAACTGAGTTACGACAGTGAATGTCTCGTTGGTGTTGACCTTGAGACCGTAACCGTAGTAGTCCTTTGCGCCTAGGCCATATGGATTGAATCCACAGCCGGCCTTGTCACAGACCCCGGAGTCTCCGCATCCTGAGCCGCTGCACTCGTACAGACCGGTTGTGTTGCAAGGGTGTGGTGTAAGCCCTGTTGCTCGGGCGTTGGCTTCCCAAATATCCATTTCCTGACAGCAGGAACCGACACTCTCGGTGTTGCCTTCGCCGTTGATCCAAGGCGTGGTGTAGCATTGGGCATCACAGTAACCGGTTCCGTATTTGGCTCCGGCTTGATTTAGGGAACTCTTTCCGCCAGAAGCCTCCATTTCAGAGAGATATAGAGCACCATTCATGCCGCAGACGAGGGTGGAGGCGTCGACATCGAAGGTGAATTCCTGATTCAGGAGTTTCAGCATGGAATAGTTCTCTCCGTCTTCAGCGAGGAGGTAGACGCGCGGTGACAGGGACTTTGTGGCATTCCCAGTTTGCAGGTATTGTTGAAGGGTCAACGTGTCATTCTTCGTCTGGACGCCGTAGCTAGCGTAGTCCGTGATCCCATCAACGACACAGTTGTCCGCGCAGGTCTGTTTGTCCGGACAAATGGCAGTGTCTAAGCCGTTGCTGTTGGTGCAGGATGTTTGTGTTCCTTTCTTGTGGATAAAATGGGTTGCTGCATCAAGGACGACTGAGGTGTTCTGCCTCGTGCAACCGTTCTGTGAAGTACATTTATACGTGGTGAGTCTGGGATGGGCGTCCGCTGTAGTTCCCACCTGCTGGGCAGTTACCAGTGGCAGGAGTGCCACAAAGGGAGCGAGTGTCCAGATCATATCGAGGTCCTCTTGCTACTAGAGCGTATAAAGAGTATGTGTGCTCTCGACTCTCCGCCGGGAAGTAGCTGTTATTTATGCATCACGTACAGACAGCGGATCAAGGCTTGTGGAATCTTCAGAGTGCCAGATATGGGACTGCAAACATTCCGGCCCGACAGTCCGATCTGATTCACGCACTTTTTTCCCGGACGTTTCATCTCCAATATGATCCGGTTTTAGTTTTATTAAGATTAGCCGGCACGAAGGATGCGCGTCGGCGATGTTGCCGGACTTAAGGACATGAAGGGGACTGATCAACGGCTTCAAATGGCGACAGTAGCGTCAAACTGAGACTGGTAGAGGATAAACGAAACATTTGTGCTGCAATCTTGCAAAAGTCGTATGTTTTGCCGGTGCTTGAGCGCCGTAACGGGTGCGGAGTGATCTCCGGATTTAGCCGCTGCAGATTGCTTTAGATCAGGAACCCCCGCTGCCAAGGTAGATGCTATCCCgtccagctgaagaaattcCCGTTGCCCCAAACTCTTGTAGCATAGACAATACCTATTCTGTCGCGCGCTAAAGTCAATTGCAGTGCGCAGCCACAGGGCCCTTAATTTTAAAGGCGGGTGAAGATAATTCCAAGGTAATAAGATGCGAAATTTATCAAAATGATGATATAGATACAGTCGAGTATAGAGTACAGTGCTGACAGTCCATATGCGATTAAATGCCAAAGACCTCCTTAACAAGTGTCTTTTTGTTCACTGCATGCCAAGTAAGTATATCACTACGGCAAATGTGGGAGAAGCTTACCTTTGCCCATTGCATTTCTTGGGATCGGTCCGTTGAGAACTTTCATCTCCTGGGGCATCTTATAGTTTGCGAGACGATCTTTAAGGGCACGTCGCATGTCAAGAGCACCCCATGGTTTGCCATTGCGACCAGTATTCGCggccttttccttgtcgaGAACGATCACAGCGGCGACCTTCTGACCCCATTGCTCAGATGGGAGACCCACCACAGCTGCTTCGCTAACTTGAGGACTACATCAGATCAGTATACAGTCTTCCATGCGGTACGGGAGAACCTACAGGGACAGCAgctctctttccacctccAATGCGCTGACCTTTTCCCCGCCAGTCTTAATGATGTCCACACTCAGTCGGCCTTGAATGAAATACATTGGTCCCTGTGCCCAATCTCCGCTTGTTCCCTTTCCGGCATGCTCAACTACTCGGCGCGTAGCAACGTCCCCAGTCTTGAACCATTTGCTCTTGCCATCATCACTGTCCACGAATGCTTCTTTTGTGGCTTTCTCGTTGGCCCAGTATTCTCGGAAAATGGTAGGACCACGGAGTTGGATTTCGCCTTCACGCTCGCGTCCATTCGCATCATATTCCTCTCCAGGCTGGATAACTTCGTTTGTCTCCGTATCGACAAGTCTAGCTTCCACAGATGGTAGTGCCCACCCAACACTACCATCAACCCGATCGGCGAAGTCGAGGCCGCAGCTGATAGCCATGCCGACTTCCGTCATTCCAAACCGCTCGAGCAGGACGTTACCATTACTGAGATCTTGCCACGCTTGCTTAGTAGGGGTGGGTAAAGCTGCCGATCCAGAGATATTCAAACGTAGATTCTCAGGTGCAATGCCCTTTTTCGCTGCCTCTTGCACTTCAGGAGACAGGCCGGGGAAAGAGGATAAGAGTCGGTTGTAGATCGTTGGGACAGCTGTAAGGAAAGTAATCTTGCTCGCTGAGAATGTGGGAGAGAAGGGAGCCGCCAGTCTCTTCCACACAGCGTCTGTATTGAAAGGGAACATGAATTCAATAGAAGAGCCAGCCAGGATAGGCGTTACAATGGCATTCACTGTCCCATGGATATGGtgtaaaggaagaagatggagtaACCGATCCTCCGGAGAATACTTCCATGCTTCTAGCAAAGACGCTGCTTGTGCTGTGAGCGCCGATTGCGGGATCAACACGCCTTTCTAGTACGTATCAATATGAGTATGTCCCACATTACCGGGATAAGGTATCCTTACCGGTCTATTGGTGGTACCTGAGGTATACAGCATCATTCCGCCACGAGACTCCTGTACAATGTCCTGCAAGCTTACTTGATCTGAGCTGTTTGCCCCCgttttgatcttctccttgacttCTAGGATTGGTTCCCGTTCAAGACCCGCCTTCAGTATATCATGTGCCTTGGCTGCATACTTTTCGGTAGCAACGAGCACTTTGGCCTGCGAATTATCCATTATATACTTCAATTCGCCGACAGGGAATGCCGGAGAGAGAGGTAGGGCGATCGCATCAATAGCAagaatggaaaggagagtCACTAGAGATGAGCCCACGATCAGCAACCAGTTAGGCAGGGTAGAGAGGAGCGAAGAGAAACAGTACCTACGTAATCGTAGCTATTCTCCGCCAAAAATGCAATTCTCTCCCCTGCAAGCCCATCCTGCTGACCTCCCGCACACTCGAGGAGTCTTTCCTTTGCACGAACGACATCGGCAACTAGGTTGCCGTAGGTAAAGGAGCGGGACGATGCGCTGTGAACGACAGCAACGCTAGATTGGTCGTGATCTTGGAGAGCTCGGAAGAGAGGTAGATTTGGCAGCGTCGAGAGCGACCGACAATTAATTGGTTGGAATCGAAGTTGGTGACGAGCATTGCAGTTGAGAAACGACTGAAATGCGCGACGACCAAAGGGTGCAAAACCCCGCGAGAGGGCCGAGATCAGCATGCGTCCTTGCATATTGAACTTAGCGGGATGCGTATAGCATATCTAGCATCTATAAGAATGGTAATCAGCGAGCAGAATCCGTCAATGGATTTCCGATTGCACAACTAGACTGATTGATGTCATTGTTTGGAGCCAAAGCCGGGAAGCTTTTGGTCGGAGTCGGAAGCTTTGCCGATCGGCTGCATGGAGAGGCCGTCTCACATGATGACATGAAATACCAATGAAATCCATCAATTTATCCATTACTTACCTACTCTCCTCCGCAAATCAACATCTCCCACTTCTGCAATTCAACCACATCCCATGTTCTCCCTTCTCCGTCACAGCCGTTCAGGCCTTGTTCCTCGTCGCCTGTTCTCAACAACCTCCAGAATGGCTTCCAATACTCCCGTCGAAGATACTATCCGTGAGAAAGTATGAAGCACAACATTCACTCTGCCCTACTCCAACTGCAGTATAGACATACTAATGTGTACCAATCTACCAGATCACCA
This window of the Aspergillus oryzae RIB40 DNA, chromosome 8 genome carries:
- a CDS encoding acyl-CoA synthetase (acyl-CoA synthetase) translates to MQGRMLISALSRGFAPFGRRAFQSFLNCNARHQLRFQPINCRSLSTLPNLPLFRALQDHDQSSVAVVHSASSRSFTYGNLVADVVRAKERLLECAGGQQDGLAGERIAFLAENSYDYVVTLLSILAIDAIALPLSPAFPVGELKYIMDNSQAKVLVATEKYAAKAHDILKAGLEREPILEVKEKIKTGANSSDQVSLQDIVQESRGGMMLYTSGTTNRPKGVLIPQSALTAQAASLLEAWKYSPEDRLLHLLPLHHIHGTVNAIVTPILAGSSIEFMFPFNTDAVWKRLAAPFSPTFSASKITFLTAVPTIYNRLLSSFPGLSPEVQEAAKKGIAPENLRLNISGSAALPTPTKQAWQDLSNGNVLLERFGMTEVGMAISCGLDFADRVDGSVGWALPSVEARLVDTETNEVIQPGEEYDANGREREGEIQLRGPTIFREYWANEKATKEAFVDSDDGKSKWFKTGDVATRRVVEHAGKGTSGDWAQGPMYFIQGRLSVDIIKTGGEKVSALEVERELLSLPQVSEAAVVGLPSEQWGQKVAAVIVLDKEKAANTGRNGKPWGALDMRRALKDRLANYKMPQEMKVLNGPIPRNAMGKVNKKTLVKEVFGI
- a CDS encoding glycoside hydrolase family 7 protein (predicted protein); its protein translation is MIWTLAPFVALLPLVTAQQVGTTADAHPRLTTYKCTSQNGCTRQNTSVVLDAATHFIHKKGTQTSCTNSNGLDTAICPDKQTCADNCVVDGITDYASYGVQTKNDTLTLQQYLQTGNATKSLSPRVYLLAEDGENYSMLKLLNQEFTFDVDASTLVCGMNGALYLSEMEASGGKSSLNQAGAKYGTGYCDAQCYTTPWINGEGNTESVGSCCQEMDIWEANARATGLTPHPCNTTGLYECSGSGCGDSGVCDKAGCGFNPYGLGAKDYYGYGLKVNTNETFTVVTQFLTNDNTTSGQLSEIRRLYIQNGQVIQNAAVTSGGKTVDSITKDFCSGEGSAFNRLGGLEEMGHALGRGMVLALSIWNDAGSFMQWLDGGSAGPCNATEGNPALIEKLYPDTHVKFSKIRWGDIGSTYRH
- a CDS encoding isoflavone reductase family protein (predicted protein), which codes for MPPKPTIAIAGGTGHLGKHITTALLSTPFINSFTSIILLTRSETSPSSFNIPSNPKLQLRKYTPTNLADSLNDIDILINAIGPSGHNFKETLLRTIPKTNVKMYIPSEFGVDHYIHDFPHLEWDAKKRHDELAREILDPGVKVCRVFCGLFLEDSIGPWFGFDTRDGRYECVGSAGEVVSFTGLGDVGRVVAGLCGLFAEGGAGVVPDVLHVAGDTRSVFDVARIMEREGGGPIEVTEVALEEYKERVTKVVGSDPAPYLRFLIGEGKINHSSAGLGCDNEVVNPGERVWKWKSLEQLARETQGRPWRDLEWPSK